GCTTGAACACAAGTACTCCCTTTGTGGAATATCTCTAAGCTGGCTGCGGATGGTCATGTTTAAATAAGtgcatttcatttttgtctAGTTGATTGTGTCTCTTGAGAAGCGGATCCGTGACTTGAATGAGACTCTGCAGGAAGCTGGAGAAAGCTACATGGAGAAACTAACAGAGGTCCAAAATCTGCAGAACAGGCTGAACAATCAGGTACGTGAAAACATTCACATGCGTATTTGTTTACAATCACGTGTTCACACGGTTTGTGTATTGCTAACAGGAGCGAGATGCTGAGCGTTTGCAGCGTGAGCTCACTGATAAAGAGGCAGAAGTGTATGCTCTGAAGGAGGAGCTGGCCAAACTGACCACGGACTCTGCAGGACAGTCTCGTCCAAAGCGGGGACTGCTGGTTAACATCAAGGAATCGATGTCAACTCCATCTTCTGGAAACCTGTGCCGCACAATCCGAAAGTCTGTCCGGACTACAACTTCTCTGCGGAAAAAACCCAACTGACTGGCCAAAATGTGCTGCGTGTATGACTAAGCAGGTGactgtttttatgtaatgtcttttttaatgtatttaataaaatttGACCACTACCAAAATGTGGTCCTTGGTTAAATTTGCTTGCATGAGTGAGGTGGGtgatatttaataaatgaataaaaacaaaaatacttcAATAAACTGCACTGAATACAGTCAAGGCTATTATCTTTGTGAGGAAACAGGCAGGTCAGTGTTGAGGTTCTGACAATATCCATAATATAATTAGAAAagcatagtgtgtgtgtgtgtgtgtgtgtgtgtgtgtgtgtgtgtgtgtgtgtgtgtgtgattttattaCTGCTGTGCTAAATATGTTGCAATGTCTAGGCAGGGGGCAGAAAACTTTAAGCTGAAAGTCAAGCCTATTCAATAGGAAAAGAGCCCTGTGTTTGGGCTTAAGTTAGTTAACTAAACCtcctttgtgaatcacacacttgCTTTTTGATTAAAAGTAATCAAGGtgctatttgtttgtttaaataaaaatatttaatgtttaataaatgcCTTTTGAAAAATAAGCTTACTTTATTGTACTTTATTACAAAAGCCATTGAGCTGGGCTATTGCTTTATGATTTATTGAAATCAGATTTCTCTGTTTAGCCTTTGGAGGGGACAAGGTTTAATAATGTGTCCTGTTTGCTCGTTTCCAAATGCCAGGGACCTCCTGAAGTGGGGTTTGACACAAAGTAATGCATAATGAATCTTGTGCTGgaggagaaatggagaaacaagaCTGCTTGGGCTCAAGTCAACAAATCTGATGTTAACCGTTGAACTTTCTCTTAAAAGCGACTCTACCTTGCCTCCAAAGAAAGCTATTGGTAATATGATGGCTAAGAACAGTTGCCACAGAAGGCCAGCCTATTTAACGTCTGTGTGACCTTTGCCACCATGTTGTCCATCCTTTCTTGCCATGCATGCGGTTGTCACTCCGAAATTGAAAAGGAATGGTCTTCCTCTGAAGCACATACTAATGTTTCCTTGGTGTGAGCCTGCTTCAGCAGGTTCTTCAGGCAGACAGCAATGTGGTCATTTGTTTGGAACTTCCTGGTCTCTCATTCGTTTCTCtgttcagtgttgtgtgtgtggtgtgtttttttttttttttttttttttttttttaaaaagagatttTTGGTGAATTCAGTGTCTTAATGGGCAAAAAACTATGGATTGAGCTGCCTGGAAATGTGGGTCTGTGAGCATTTGCATAATGTCAGGTATTGAAAGAAGCTGCCAAACAGGCTTGTTTGCAAAAAGGTCAGTCTGAGGCTTCATCCACGGTCAGTGTGTTCTGGTccttttgtcattttgtctcAAGGCTGTTGCTGATATTGGTCCTCAGTTGCAGTAAAGTAATCCTCCAGGATGCTCTGCATGTAATCGAAGGTGGGCCGCTCCTCAGGCTCGGCTTTCCAACATGAAGTCATGATCTCGTACAGCTTGTTGGGGCAGTTTTCTGGCCGTGGCATCCGATAGCCTCGATGTACTCTTGCCATCACTTCAGCATTACTCAATCCTGCAGAAATGTAGATATGGCAGTAACTCTAAGATGATAAATGCATAACTGAATTTGCAATTGATAACTGCTACATAATGTTTGTTTAGAAATGGATCTTTgacttaaatatgacaaatgtaaagactaaaaatataaaattttgaCTCTGGATGATGTTCATTATCAGTAGTTTAGAGGGCACTGGCTTTACTATTTAAAACTTTGGTCCTCTTATGATAGCTTAGGGTAACTTTAAGAACATATATGACCTTTTTATGAAATCTGTGGGGAAATTGTTACAGCAGCAATAACAGAACTGTACAAATCACGCACACATTAGGAGGAGCTATAAAATGTACATGATTTACAGAGGATTTAAACCACATTATGGGTTTACAAAGGTGTTCTTGAATGAACACGTCAGTGATCTAAATTGAGGTTTTCCTTAATGAGCTTAAGATTGTAAATATCATATGTACAGCACGTTCttgtttttctaagtaaaaatttGTGAACGCATCccctacagggaacaaactaaAATCGGGCATTTTCTGCGGATTTTAGTCCacaatttcttttttacattttgagcaaAAAATATACTTACCTTTTATAACTAAGGTAAACgtatttttacttcaaaaaatcAACATAATGTATTGCTCAAGATGAGTTACTTTGACCGCTACACTTTCAGAGCAACTTTTCCAGAATACTTAACTATTGCTGTCTCCTGGATATTAAACATGGTTGTCTTTTAAATGGATGTTTAGAAAAAAGTATCAATTATTCATATTTCTTGATTTGGCCACTAGGGAGCAGCAAACACCACTCACTATTCACGTCATGTCACTAGAGTTTACACTCCACAGTAAATTCAAATCTAAATGTAACTGGTATCACCGATAGATGCCAGCCTTAAAAGTACACACTGTGGAAGTATTACCCTAGAACCCTTTATGACCTGTCTGTTAAACAAAATAGCTGTTGTGTAGGAAAAAACGAAACAAAAGGCTGTTAAACCTGTTGCAGGAGGAAAAGGAAGCTCTTTGACACCTGACTGACCTGTGTAGGGGATTTTCCCATAAGTGATGATCTCGTAGAGCAGGATGCCAAAAGACCACATATCCGATTTTATAGTGAAAGAACCATAACTTATAGCCTCTGGCGCCGTCCACTTAATGGGGAATTTAGCACCTAAAGAGGGAAAGCAAAAGCATGCAGTGGGTTCATGTAACAACAATAAAGTACTGATTTATTTTGTGGTTTGATTCAAATGTAGTGACGTTGTACAATATGATGCCAATAATAAGTTAATAAGTTCCACTATCTAGCCAATAAAGATGCTCTATGATGGCATGTCAAAAATAGCATAATATAACTATTATTTTGATCAACTTACAACAATAAGAATAACaattattctattatttatCTTGTAATATTTACTTATTCTTACACTTTTTCATGTATAAAGACTATGTATTTACTTCTCAGGCTATTATTagcctattattattaataggcTATTATTTAAGCTGTTGAAGTTGATGTTCATGTTTAATTTGTATGAGGATTCATTACTGTGCTCATCACTCTCCACAGTATGGTACAAACCACATCGAGACAATGTGTAATGGTACACATGTGACAGTGGTAATATATGGCCACACCTTCACTGGCTGAGTATTCATTTTCTTCAATGACTCTCGCCAGGCCGAAGTCAGCGATCTTGCACAGCAGGCTCTCGCTGACTAGAATGTTAGCAGTTCGTAAGTCTCTGTGAATGTAGCTCATCTTCTCGATGTAGGCCATGCCTTCTGCAAtctaacacacagacacaaacaggcTTCCATTACGCCTCACTCCTACTGACGCCGAACaatgttcttcttttcttctttttcctcacCACAAACACCATGCTTCACAGGAGTCTCAGTTCTCTTTAAGTATTTCTGTAGTTCTGAGAAATGTTTGTATAAATATCACACATCTGTTCAAAGCACAATGTAGTTTTTGCCATTTAACCTAATAAAACCCAGTGTagttgtgggtgtgtgtttgcgtgtggcTGAATGTGTACCTGAGCACCAAAGTCAATCAGTTTAGGCAGCTGTAGTTTTCTGCCAGGTGGACTCTTCAGAAAATCCAGCAAGCTACCTACAAGCCAGACACATGCCCAGTTAGAACTGGGCTGCTTGTGAAAACAGTACTGTACAGTCAGAGGTTAAACATACCATAATGAGTGAAAAGCAGCAAGTAAAGCACTGAATTATCCAGATGAATCATATTATTGGCTAGGAAGCTATCAAAACCTAAGTGTTTACATATGTAAAAGATATGCAGGGGGGAAATGACCTGTGGAAACCTATGCGCTTGAATTGTGTGTAATACTGCACTGCCATTCAAAAGTATAGAATCATTAATCATACCAAAACTTGTTAATGTACACACAGACAACCtctaaatttaaatgtttaaaactaGAAAAGATTGTTTGGAGTAATTTGACATGTTATTATAGTAATAAACTGTTATCTTTTTAGGTCATTGTTTTGTCAATTTATCTGCTTTGAGATCTGACCACCACTTTTGAATTAAGAATTATGGATATTCATTTGATTAGTACTTAATTCTTAATGCTCTCCAGCTTCATTCTATTCATCATTCTGAACACttgaaaaatgtcttattttgtatttatttagtgtATTAGAAATGTTCTACACATTTATCTTTAACCAAATTGGGTTTATTCTATTGATATTTACTCCAggcttttgaatggtagtgcaTAGTCATAGTTACTTATTTGTTTGGATGTGTTACttatgttcacttagaaaatcaataaaatgtgatttgacCTGGGGCGCTCAAAGCTTTGCAAATGACTGTGTATTCCTGAGTATAAGTGTGTTTACCATTAGCCATGAACTCTGTGATGATGTAGATGGGCGTTGTTTTGGTGACTACGGCGAAGAGGCGGACCAGGCGGTCATGCCGAAGAGTTTTCATCAGGTTAGCCTCCTGCAGAAATGCCTCCACTGACATAGTGCCAGGCTTAAGAGTCTTCACTGCCACCTTGGTGGTGTTGTTATATGAGGCTGAACAGAGACGGAGCGAGAGCAGGTCACATGAACAGCTTATCCAAATCGCTCATTTATAAccaaatgaacacaaataacTGGGAAGTGGAAAATAAGAGTACAAGGGCTGTTACTGAAACTGATAACATTTACATTCCTAGAAAGGATAACAAAATGGACGCACaataaaagtaagaaagaaagcgagagcgAGGCAAACAGGAAATTGTGTTGAATTATAAACAGGAAAatctacagttgtatgcaaacatttgaacatcTCAGGTAAAAGAAAGCAAACcaaacaaagtttatttatatggtgctttttacaacagatgttgtcacaaagcagctttacagaacaatcagtattaaagaaaagaaaagaaaagaaaagaaaagaaaagaaaagaaaagaaaaggtccGAGctcccatgagcaagccagtggcgacgatggcaaggaaaaactccctaaagaggaagaaaccttgagaggcaccaagactcagaagaggaacccatccttctacggtcgacaccggatagcaaacattattagtataaagtattatagtacaaagtgggaaaaagaaaagcagtggcTAACTTGATTAATTTATGATTAGGCAACGGCAGCAGCAGTATCTGAGAGTGAGGATTGTACagtgttgtaaagcaagaagctcaatggtggttaagccggtccagaaggctggtgaacaatggcacccgatcaaggcagaagaggcaacagcatcagacgcacaagatgggcagctgttcaattcagcaaagaaaggaaagaaaaacgcagtcagttctgtaaagagtggctgaccacagattacagtataacagagcagcagagaccccggcaggtctagatctaggcttgactatacaagtaagtttttagcctagacttaaaaactgaggctgtgtctgattcctgaacattaacaggaagattattccaaagctggggggctttgcaTGAGAAGGCTGTCCCCccaatgtaactttattaattataGGTActagtagtaagccagcaccttgtgatctaagtagccgtgatggttcatagtaggagagaagttcactcaggtactgaggggcgaattcgtttagagctttataataGTCAgcaatagaattttataatcaatgtgaaatttaactggtaaaaGTCCACCTTACACAGTCAGGGccccaagttttattacacacttctataaccttagaacagctcagccagtttgcattgaagtccctgtaattactgaataataagcttaagtatgtaataataaatgtgttaCTTCTGTTCACTTAGATTGATTTTCTctacacatcctctactgagaacacacttaaatatgacatttttctgcaaattttagtgcgtaatttctattgattttattgatttgacatactaaaaaattaaaaatgcccaaatttttgcacaggccacaatttgttttattttttgtatgttaAATTACATGcaccaaatatatatatatcgctgctgtcagaagaaaatctcctgtgtccatttttgtcatttttcagtttttcatgtaatttgaaaatgcttgttgctctttacactgagtgtaaatttcatgaagaattaCTTGGTTGGGGGCGGGGAGtccggttccactgacttacactaaaaATTTAAGtaatttctttcctttttttgttaccagtttggagatatgaggttttcttccgacaacagtgatatgattTAGCAGTAAACCAGTattagtgcattaaaatgtgtactctgcagaggatgtgtaacttattttcacttagaaaatcaagaaaatatgCAATTTGAGCAGGAGCATGCCAACCTTTGCATACAAAATACACTTACCCAACCAGACCTCTCCAAACTGACCAGCTCCAAGTCTCTTGATCATCCGaatattttcttttgaaatctcCCATGCGTCTTCATCCCACTGAATTTCTGCTTTGGGCTTCACACACGGTTTGCCTAGTTGCCGACATAATCCGTCAGcttgttctaaaaaaaaaaaaaaaaaaaaaagatccacAAAGGCCAAGAAAGAAATTAAGCTAAGTTCAACAATCAACAACTTTTAATACtaattagacacacacacacacacacacacacacacaaatacacatacgTCCTGGTTGGAACTTtgaaacacacagacatctTGGCCTTTCAATATTTCTACGTTAGCTGCATGTCACAATTATATCAAGCTCAGTTAAATAGCAGTATTTCTTCTTCATACTGGTTCAAATGTGCAAATACAGGATTTATAACGTGCAAGTCACTCAGTAGCATGGATCTACTGAAATTCTgtgaatgtgtgggtgtgtttacatACTCTGGTAGTACTTGATGAGTTCTTCCATTTTTTTGAAGGTGATTCTTGGCGAAATGTAGAATCCTCCATCATCCAACGGACGGATCTTATAATGTTTCACTGCAGCTGAACCATTAGCATTCACATCCCGCACTGACATTGAGTAGCACCCTACACACAGTGACACAGACAAATACACAAAGAAACATAAAAGTGTTCAGAAATTGTTATATGTTGTGTTACTAcatatacagtaaaatgtgaATAGTTCTAAATCTTATTAATTAGACATCAGTATTATTTGTCTgctaataaatatgtataatataaataatatgtttatttttaccccATATGATATGATTTGTTCTCTGCATAAGTGGCACACATCTACATTTTTAACTGAATTTACGTTTCATCAAACTATGTTGATAAGCACACCGTCATCCCCTACTTTGAGCCCCGAGTTTCACACTCAGTTGGCTCTTACCTCAAAAAGTTTACAGTTCCACCCCTTTTAGCCCAAATTTCTCATGGTTGTCCCCTGACGTTCTTATGAGATCATGCCTGGCCCAATGAGACTAATATCACTCACTCGTGTTTAGCATTCTCCATTAGAGAATCCTCCATGAGGGGACATTATTAGTACTAAATAGGTTGTGGCGCTTTGCATTAATGACTGTGTGTCTTGTTTTCTGAGTACATGTTGTTTTACTTACtgattttactgtgtgtgtgtgtgtgtgtgtgtgtgtgtgtgtgtgtgtgtgtgtgtgtgtgtgtgtgtctgtgtgtttgcctGCATTTCAGACCTTCAGTAGTCTCACTCTTTCGGATGAGGAAGGCACCTGGTTTATTAGCAGGAGCCAACAGGTATCTCTCCGCATCTCTTCTGGGAATGTTCTTAAAGTAccaactgtaaaataaaataaataaataagccaaagtaaaaaaacaaaacaaaacaaaacaaaccaaacagaatatatatatatatatatatatatatatatatatatatatatacacacacattgaaGTACTTCTCTCAAAATGTCCTTTTAAAGGCTGGCTACATTTCAaactagatttgttacaggaggACTGGATTAggttcattctttttttcccttctgatACTCTATCCAGCTTTTAACCACCGTTGGttcttttttcctgttccatttttttttaaatgttgtgaCATAGGGTGTATCAAGACAATTTCTCAATGAATTGCAATATTTTGCCACATCGCCCACCCATAGATTTGTGTCAGATGcagttaataaaatgtaataaaaatattaaaattgatGAATGTTTCACAAGGAACCAGATGGGAAAACATGGACAAACTGCAAAACTGCTCGAAGTTACCAAAGTCCTGATTCAGAACTTCTGAATCTCAACAAATACTTAATTGCGAGCTTTACAAAGCTGGAATTTGACAGTTGAGAACTGCTTAATCGCTCAAAGAGCTGAAAATTCCTTGCTTGAAGATGATAATATCCTCTTTCAAACAGTTCAGGACTGTAAGAAAGCATTCTAAGAAAGACTGAAGCTGTTCTGGCAAAAGATGGTCCAACTTCTTACCTTCTTCTTACTGGTTAACCTCTTAATGGTGAGATGCTACCACTACTTTTTCTACCT
This window of the Pygocentrus nattereri isolate fPygNat1 chromosome 2, fPygNat1.pri, whole genome shotgun sequence genome carries:
- the LOC108436139 gene encoding tyrosine-protein kinase Lyn-like, with the translated sequence MGCAKSRGKNGTLEQTQNHTHHKNRYTKDPTQPGPNTKNSSLLPGQDLQSIDDGSAKQKVVVALYAYEAGNKTHLSFRKGEKLQVLDDNGDWWRAKSLTSGKEGLIPYNYVEAEESIESNDWYFKNIPRRDAERYLLAPANKPGAFLIRKSETTEGCYSMSVRDVNANGSAAVKHYKIRPLDDGGFYISPRITFKKMEELIKYYQKQADGLCRQLGKPCVKPKAEIQWDEDAWEISKENIRMIKRLGAGQFGEVWLASYNNTTKVAVKTLKPGTMSVEAFLQEANLMKTLRHDRLVRLFAVVTKTTPIYIITEFMANGSLLDFLKSPPGRKLQLPKLIDFGAQIAEGMAYIEKMSYIHRDLRTANILVSESLLCKIADFGLARVIEENEYSASEGAKFPIKWTAPEAISYGSFTIKSDMWSFGILLYEIITYGKIPYTGLSNAEVMARVHRGYRMPRPENCPNKLYEIMTSCWKAEPEERPTFDYMQSILEDYFTATEDQYQQQP